From the Micromonospora lupini genome, one window contains:
- a CDS encoding helix-turn-helix transcriptional regulator has translation MGLPRRRADAGARGGADGVGYGRTVRASRLVSLLLLLQARGRMTATELADALEVSVRTVYRDVESLGAAGVPVYAERGPAGGYRLLDGYRTRLTGLTAGEAEALFLAGMPGPAAELGLGSVLATAELKLSAALPTDLADRGARIRQRFHLDAPSWFREPEPTPHLAALATAVWEDRRVNVRYRRWQAPREVTRTLDPLGVVLKAGRWYLVAAASGQVRTYRVGAILDLTVLDEPAGRPAGFDLAGCWQEHAARYERGVYRAEARVRMTVAALAQTTYLFPPAMSRAAQDRADAPDADGWVTTTVPIESIRHGCVELLKLGAQAEVLAPPELRELLAGTAHALAALYPPPGDAAPSGGTQAGVAAPLSEPQAGVAAPETPTAGTSVQVPAVEAVVTIRR, from the coding sequence ATGGGATTGCCACGCAGGCGCGCCGACGCCGGCGCGCGCGGCGGCGCGGACGGTGTCGGCTACGGTCGCACGGTGCGTGCCAGCCGGCTGGTCTCCCTGCTGCTGCTCCTGCAGGCCCGGGGGCGGATGACCGCCACCGAACTGGCCGACGCCCTGGAGGTGTCGGTTCGCACGGTGTACCGCGACGTGGAGTCGCTGGGGGCCGCCGGTGTGCCCGTGTACGCCGAGCGTGGCCCGGCCGGTGGTTACCGCCTGCTCGACGGCTACCGCACCCGGCTCACCGGCCTGACCGCCGGTGAGGCCGAGGCGTTGTTCCTGGCCGGCATGCCCGGCCCGGCCGCCGAGCTGGGCCTGGGCTCGGTGCTGGCCACAGCGGAGCTGAAGCTGAGCGCCGCGCTGCCGACGGACCTCGCCGACCGGGGCGCCCGGATCCGCCAGCGGTTCCACCTGGACGCGCCGAGCTGGTTTCGCGAACCCGAGCCGACACCACACCTGGCCGCGCTGGCGACGGCGGTGTGGGAGGACCGTCGGGTCAACGTGCGCTACCGGCGGTGGCAGGCGCCCCGCGAGGTGACCCGAACCCTCGACCCGCTCGGGGTGGTGCTCAAGGCCGGCCGTTGGTACCTGGTCGCCGCCGCGTCCGGGCAGGTGCGCACCTACCGGGTGGGGGCGATCCTGGACCTGACCGTGCTCGACGAACCCGCCGGGCGGCCGGCCGGTTTCGACCTGGCGGGCTGCTGGCAGGAGCACGCCGCCCGCTACGAGCGGGGGGTGTATCGCGCCGAGGCTCGGGTGCGGATGACCGTGGCGGCGCTGGCGCAGACGACCTACCTGTTTCCGCCCGCGATGAGCCGGGCCGCGCAGGACCGCGCCGACGCCCCGGACGCGGACGGCTGGGTCACGACGACCGTGCCGATCGAGTCGATCCGACACGGCTGCGTCGAATTGCTCAAGCTCGGCGCGCAGGCGGAGGTGCTCGCCCCGCCCGAGTTGCGGGAGCTGCTCGCCGGCACCGCCCACGCCCTCGCCGCGCTCTACCCACCGCCCGGGGACGCCGCGCCGTCGGGCGGCACGCAAGCCGGCGTCGCGGCGCCGCTCTCGGAGCCGCAAGCTGGCGTCGCGGCGCCCGAAACGCCGACGGCCGGCACCTCGGTGCAGGTGCCGGCCGTCGAGGCCGTCGTCACGATCAGGCGTTGA
- a CDS encoding MFS transporter gives MAHPLRTRPFRLLFLGRTVSAVGDAVVPAALALAVLRATGSTGALAVVLAAAMVPRLLLLPLGGVVADRFAARRVALLADLVRCATQLAVGVQLLGGDPSLTTVVVASALGGTASAFAIPTAAPLVAGTVEPADRQRANALMGVTANTSRLLGPALAGVLIWAAGPGWAFVIDSASFALSAVLLALVRVRHVPAPRRSILTDLRHGFGEVRARDWFWTSLLGHGVWNGAAAVLMTLGPAIAIDRLGGEATWVLLLQAGAVGMLAGSLLAGRVRLRRPVLLANLGLATYAVPLFLLAAAAPAPAVIVTYAVALTALGYLNPVWETVVQHQFPPEVLARVTSYDWLVSLGAMPLGYALAPLAAEAFGAPVPLAVAGLLVLASCAGTSLVPGVRRLTWPTGVPPQPAEPAGVR, from the coding sequence ATGGCTCACCCCCTGCGCACCCGCCCCTTCCGGCTGCTGTTCCTCGGCCGCACCGTCTCGGCCGTCGGGGACGCGGTGGTGCCCGCCGCGCTCGCCCTGGCCGTGCTGCGCGCGACCGGGTCGACCGGGGCGTTGGCAGTCGTCCTCGCCGCGGCGATGGTGCCCCGGCTGCTTCTCCTGCCGCTCGGCGGCGTCGTCGCCGACCGGTTCGCCGCCCGCCGCGTCGCCCTGCTGGCCGACCTGGTCCGCTGCGCGACCCAACTGGCGGTAGGCGTCCAGCTGCTCGGCGGCGACCCGTCGCTGACCACAGTCGTGGTGGCCTCCGCGCTCGGCGGCACCGCGTCGGCGTTCGCCATCCCGACAGCGGCGCCCCTGGTCGCCGGGACCGTCGAGCCGGCCGACCGGCAGCGGGCCAACGCCCTGATGGGAGTCACCGCCAACACCAGCCGGCTGCTCGGCCCGGCGCTTGCGGGCGTGCTGATCTGGGCCGCCGGGCCCGGCTGGGCGTTCGTCATCGACAGCGCGTCGTTCGCGCTCAGCGCCGTCCTGCTCGCGCTGGTCCGGGTCCGCCACGTGCCGGCGCCCCGCCGCTCGATCCTCACCGACCTGCGCCACGGCTTCGGCGAGGTCCGCGCTCGCGACTGGTTCTGGACCAGCCTGCTCGGGCACGGCGTGTGGAACGGCGCCGCCGCCGTGCTGATGACCCTCGGGCCGGCCATCGCCATCGACCGTCTCGGCGGCGAGGCGACCTGGGTCCTGTTGTTACAGGCCGGCGCGGTCGGCATGCTCGCCGGCTCACTGCTGGCCGGGCGGGTCCGACTGCGCCGACCGGTGCTGCTGGCCAACCTCGGGCTCGCCACCTACGCCGTGCCGCTGTTCCTGCTCGCCGCCGCCGCGCCCGCCCCGGCCGTGATCGTCACGTACGCCGTGGCGCTGACCGCCCTCGGCTATCTCAACCCGGTCTGGGAGACAGTGGTGCAGCACCAGTTTCCCCCCGAGGTCCTGGCCCGGGTCACCTCGTACGACTGGCTGGTGTCGCTGGGCGCGATGCCGCTGGGCTACGCGCTGGCGCCCCTGGCCGCCGAGGCGTTCGGTGCGCCCGTACCCCTGGCGGTCGCCGGCCTGCTGGTCCTGGCCTCCTGCGCCGGCACCTCGCTGGTGCCCGGCGTACGTCGGCTCACCTGGCCGACGGGCGTGCCACCGCAACCGGCCGAACCCGCCGGCGTGCGCTGA
- a CDS encoding flavin reductase, with protein MPHAEGKARKSTHSPLRPSWRCPVCGLLWPCSTAKLRLLGEYREDRPGLLTHLETVRKQAEADLTVLHPGVALPDLTPRFVGWAQAR; from the coding sequence GTGCCACACGCCGAAGGAAAGGCCAGGAAGTCGACGCACTCCCCGTTGCGCCCGTCGTGGCGCTGCCCGGTCTGCGGCCTCCTCTGGCCGTGCTCGACCGCGAAGCTGCGTCTGCTCGGCGAGTACCGCGAGGATCGCCCGGGTCTGTTGACCCACCTGGAGACAGTCCGGAAGCAGGCCGAAGCCGACCTCACCGTGCTCCACCCCGGTGTGGCGCTACCCGACCTGACACCGCGTTTCGTCGGCTGGGCGCAAGCCCGCTGA
- a CDS encoding GNAT family N-acetyltransferase: MTTTVRPAWVTATVRPDHPDATELLREYMTEMVVRYHCRPARAGEVDEALAELPSDDLAHPGGLLLLAYRDGALAGCAGLRWHPDWAELTRVFVRPTYRGAGGGAALLAAVEQRARAAGADRIRLDTRSDLVEARALYTRHGYAEIPAYSQGPYAEHWFEKRLS; encoded by the coding sequence GTGACCACCACCGTTCGGCCCGCCTGGGTAACCGCCACCGTCCGTCCCGACCATCCCGACGCGACAGAGCTGCTGCGTGAGTACATGACGGAGATGGTGGTGCGCTACCACTGCCGCCCGGCGCGAGCGGGCGAGGTCGACGAGGCGCTGGCCGAGCTGCCCAGCGACGACCTGGCGCACCCCGGGGGTCTGCTCCTGCTGGCCTACCGCGACGGGGCCCTGGCCGGCTGCGCCGGGCTGCGGTGGCATCCCGACTGGGCCGAGCTGACGCGCGTGTTCGTTCGCCCCACGTACCGGGGCGCGGGTGGGGGCGCCGCCCTGCTGGCCGCCGTCGAGCAGCGGGCGCGGGCAGCCGGGGCGGACCGCATCCGCCTCGACACCCGCTCCGACCTGGTCGAGGCCCGCGCCCTGTACACCCGGCACGGCTACGCCGAGATCCCGGCGTACTCGCAGGGCCCGTACGCCGAGCACTGGTTCGAGAAACGACTGAGCTGA
- a CDS encoding LLM class flavin-dependent oxidoreductase — protein sequence MRYGLEIPCGGGTVAVSTLVELGELAESAGWDGVFLEDYVIHYSGDDPFTYDPWLVLTAIAGRTDRVRLGTTVTALPRRRPAKLAREVLTLDHLSAGRATVAVGVGDPGDRGLAAFGEPTEVAVRAAMLDEGLDLLTGLLAGEQVDHRGTHYRAEKVALRPPPVQSPRVPVWVGGSTQAGAVRRRAARADGIVPYKLTDTDGWADFTPDEVRDLVAALPPTRADGQPFDVAIGGRRRRPDERAERTYHRELAAAGATWWLEYVPVGDPAAMRAAVARGPLR from the coding sequence ATGCGATACGGACTGGAGATTCCCTGCGGTGGCGGCACCGTTGCGGTGTCCACCCTGGTCGAGCTGGGTGAGCTTGCCGAGAGCGCCGGGTGGGACGGGGTGTTCCTGGAGGATTACGTGATCCACTACTCCGGCGACGACCCGTTCACCTACGACCCGTGGTTGGTGCTCACCGCGATCGCCGGGCGCACCGACCGGGTGCGCCTGGGCACCACTGTCACCGCGCTGCCCCGCCGCCGCCCCGCGAAGCTGGCCCGCGAGGTGCTGACCCTCGACCACCTGAGCGCGGGCCGGGCCACCGTGGCGGTCGGTGTCGGCGACCCCGGCGACCGGGGCCTGGCCGCGTTCGGTGAGCCGACCGAGGTGGCCGTGCGCGCCGCGATGCTCGACGAGGGCCTCGACCTGCTCACCGGCCTGCTCGCCGGTGAGCAGGTCGACCATCGCGGCACCCACTACCGCGCCGAGAAGGTGGCGCTGCGGCCACCGCCCGTGCAGTCACCTCGCGTGCCGGTCTGGGTCGGCGGCAGCACCCAGGCCGGGGCGGTGCGACGTCGTGCGGCCCGCGCCGACGGCATCGTGCCGTACAAGCTCACCGACACCGACGGCTGGGCCGACTTCACCCCCGACGAGGTCCGCGACCTCGTCGCCGCCCTGCCCCCGACCCGGGCCGACGGCCAGCCGTTCGACGTGGCGATCGGCGGGCGACGCCGCCGCCCGGACGAGCGCGCCGAGCGGACCTACCACCGTGAGCTGGCCGCCGCCGGGGCAACCTGGTGGTTGGAGTACGTCCCGGTCGGCGACCCGGCCGCGATGCGCGCCGCGGTGGCCCGAGGCCCGCTGCGCTGA
- a CDS encoding acyl-CoA dehydrogenase family protein produces MSRFVQPVPPPADPYTGDALLRSWLERHLGPAGHAAAKGRLAELAADVTGPLRAAHADAEAHPPTLVRYDPWGARIDRIETSAGWQAQRAAAARHAVVALPYLPDARGTWGAAARVVQHALLHVYGPESATFSCPVAMADGAAALLSLPDVDAGVRDAWLPRLTSTDPATAITSGQWMTESQGGSDLGRSGTVGRPAADGSWRLTGEKWFCSAADAAMAVALARPEGAGRGSRVLAPFLVPRYAVDSPLTTGSAPDAPAPGVIVHRLKDKLGTRALPTAEIGLRDAYAMPLGDPAVPGLVRAMTLVVVTRVHNASAAAGGMRRGLAYARAYADARHVAGGALASSPLHRATLGTLAVDAAGAFALAGHAFALLGRVEVGADPEAAAELRIVAPLAKLATGRLAVSSASEYVESFGGAGYVEDTGVPRLLRDAQVLPIWEGTTNVLALDVLRALTREDAGAPLLSRLAAAVDLARPLSPALADTLAAAAAQLGDTITSVTAEPGAAAVVAGARGLALRLAYALTAALLVEHAAWGDEQAELAARLWARRWLRHEDIAEDAHHHLDLLC; encoded by the coding sequence ATGAGCCGCTTCGTGCAGCCGGTACCACCGCCCGCCGACCCGTACACCGGTGATGCCCTGCTGCGGTCCTGGCTGGAGCGTCACCTCGGCCCGGCCGGACACGCGGCCGCCAAGGGTCGCCTCGCCGAGCTGGCCGCCGACGTCACCGGGCCGCTGCGCGCGGCGCACGCCGATGCCGAGGCGCACCCGCCGACGCTTGTCCGCTACGACCCGTGGGGCGCCCGGATCGACCGCATCGAGACGTCCGCCGGCTGGCAGGCGCAGCGTGCCGCCGCCGCCCGCCACGCAGTGGTCGCGCTGCCCTACCTGCCCGACGCGCGCGGCACCTGGGGGGCCGCCGCGCGGGTCGTGCAACACGCGCTGCTGCATGTGTACGGGCCGGAGTCGGCGACGTTCTCCTGCCCGGTGGCGATGGCCGACGGGGCGGCGGCGCTACTCAGCCTCCCCGACGTCGACGCCGGTGTCCGCGACGCGTGGCTGCCCCGGCTGACCTCCACCGACCCGGCCACGGCGATCACCAGCGGGCAGTGGATGACCGAGTCGCAGGGCGGCTCCGACCTGGGCCGCTCCGGCACCGTCGGCCGTCCCGCCGCCGACGGTTCGTGGCGACTGACCGGGGAGAAGTGGTTCTGCTCCGCCGCCGACGCCGCGATGGCGGTGGCGCTGGCCCGCCCCGAGGGTGCCGGACGGGGCAGCCGGGTGCTCGCCCCGTTCCTCGTTCCCCGTTACGCGGTCGACTCGCCGCTGACCACCGGCTCGGCACCGGACGCGCCCGCCCCCGGTGTCATCGTGCACCGGCTCAAGGACAAGCTCGGCACCCGGGCGTTGCCGACCGCCGAGATCGGCCTGCGCGACGCGTACGCGATGCCGCTGGGTGACCCGGCGGTGCCCGGTCTGGTCCGGGCGATGACCCTGGTCGTGGTGACCCGGGTGCACAACGCCTCCGCCGCGGCCGGCGGAATGCGACGGGGGCTCGCCTACGCCCGCGCGTACGCCGACGCACGGCACGTGGCGGGTGGCGCGTTGGCGTCCTCGCCGTTGCACCGTGCCACGCTGGGCACCCTCGCGGTCGACGCGGCGGGCGCGTTCGCCCTCGCCGGGCACGCGTTCGCGCTGCTCGGGCGGGTCGAGGTCGGCGCCGACCCGGAGGCCGCGGCGGAGCTGCGCATCGTGGCGCCGCTGGCGAAGCTGGCCACCGGGCGGCTCGCCGTCAGCTCCGCCAGCGAGTACGTGGAGAGCTTCGGCGGCGCCGGCTACGTGGAGGACACCGGCGTGCCCCGTCTGCTGCGCGACGCGCAGGTGCTGCCGATCTGGGAGGGCACCACAAACGTGCTGGCCCTCGACGTGCTGCGCGCGCTGACCCGGGAGGACGCCGGGGCGCCACTACTGAGCCGGCTCGCCGCCGCCGTCGACCTGGCCCGGCCGCTGTCGCCCGCGCTGGCCGACACCCTGGCCGCCGCTGCCGCGCAGTTGGGCGACACCATCACGTCGGTGACGGCCGAACCGGGCGCGGCGGCGGTGGTCGCGGGCGCCCGCGGCCTGGCGCTGCGCCTGGCGTACGCGTTGACCGCCGCCCTGCTCGTGGAGCACGCCGCATGGGGTGACGAGCAGGCGGAGCTGGCCGCTCGACTGTGGGCGCGACGGTGGCTGCGGCACGAGGACATCGCCGAGGACGCCCACCACCACCTGGACCTGCTCTGCTGA
- a CDS encoding tyrosine-type recombinase/integrase: protein MVSSDAPVLARPTARPALPSGPVDVTEAWLRNRRLSDHTRDAYRRDVTAWLGWCAGRDLDPLRATFLHVNEYARTLESTLVARSGRPLTPATVARRLSALSSWYDFLVKLGGVPANPVSGADRPRVDRDHSATVGLTPEEVDALLTAADAETGPTAARNRAAIALLADLGLRVGELVSLNLADLGTERGHRSVRFVGKGGKQRRRALTPGTAYAVDAYLAQRAATAGVPVTHLTGPLLVTASGARLDRHSVFRMVRRLARAAGIPAWARLSPHSLRHAFATTARSEGVPLEDVQDAMGHADPRTTRRYDRDRHNLDRDPAYAVWAARSRRRG, encoded by the coding sequence ATGGTGTCCTCCGACGCTCCCGTGCTCGCCCGCCCCACCGCCCGACCGGCCCTGCCGAGCGGGCCGGTCGACGTCACCGAGGCGTGGCTGCGTAACCGTCGGTTGTCCGACCACACCCGCGACGCCTACCGCCGCGACGTCACCGCGTGGCTCGGCTGGTGCGCCGGCCGTGACCTGGACCCGCTGCGGGCCACCTTCCTGCACGTCAACGAGTACGCCCGCACGCTGGAGTCCACTCTCGTCGCCCGCAGCGGACGACCGTTGACCCCGGCGACCGTGGCACGTCGGTTGTCGGCGCTGTCCAGCTGGTACGACTTCCTCGTCAAGCTCGGCGGCGTGCCCGCCAACCCGGTCTCCGGCGCGGACCGGCCCCGCGTCGACCGGGACCACTCCGCCACCGTCGGGCTCACCCCGGAGGAGGTGGACGCGCTGCTCACCGCCGCCGACGCGGAGACCGGCCCGACGGCGGCCCGCAACCGCGCGGCGATCGCGCTGCTTGCCGATCTGGGCCTGCGGGTCGGGGAGCTGGTCTCGCTGAACCTGGCCGATCTCGGCACCGAACGCGGCCACCGTAGCGTGCGCTTCGTCGGCAAGGGCGGCAAACAGCGTCGCCGCGCCCTCACCCCGGGCACCGCGTACGCGGTGGACGCGTACCTGGCCCAGCGGGCCGCCACCGCCGGCGTGCCGGTGACACACCTGACCGGACCCCTGCTGGTCACCGCCAGCGGCGCCCGGCTCGACAGGCACTCGGTGTTCCGGATGGTCCGCCGACTGGCCCGGGCCGCCGGCATCCCGGCCTGGGCGCGACTGTCCCCGCACTCGCTGCGACACGCGTTCGCCACCACCGCCCGCTCCGAGGGTGTTCCCCTCGAAGACGTGCAGGACGCCATGGGGCACGCCGACCCGCGGACCACCCGCCGCTACGACCGGGACCGGCACAACCTCGACCGCGACCCGGCGTACGCGGTGTGGGCCGCCCGGTCCCGCCGCCGCGGCTGA
- a CDS encoding low temperature requirement protein A, which yields MTGPGPDGGPVHPQLLRPRRGVERTTSTELFFDLVYVFTITQLSHYLSEDLSWRGAGRTAVLLGLVWLVWIYTVWMGNWLHPDRAPVRATLLVVTLGSLLLAAALPTAFGDDGLLFAGAYAAVQVGRTLFVLWAIRGQPWLGDSFRQCVVWISGTGALAVVGGLVDSPVRELIWIGVIVVDAVGLATGFPVPGMGRSKPEHWRVEGGHLAERCQAFILIALGESILITGGTLTQRLDRVTIGAFLLAFAGSVALWWVYFDRAQAGTAVLAGAGERAGGLSRLLFNYLHPVMVAGIVVTAVGDERLLHAPGESVDRASALVVLGGPALFLAGHAAYQMVLGYAGVTARVAAALLLLALSPAAVAVRVPVAVAAGGALLITVAVIAADWVSGRRAPSRGPQSRGPRSPLR from the coding sequence GTGACCGGGCCCGGACCGGACGGTGGGCCGGTCCACCCGCAGTTGCTGCGCCCGCGGCGCGGTGTGGAGCGGACCACCTCCACCGAGCTGTTCTTCGACCTGGTCTACGTCTTCACGATCACCCAGCTGTCGCACTACCTGAGCGAGGATCTGAGCTGGCGGGGCGCCGGGCGGACCGCGGTGCTGCTGGGCCTGGTCTGGCTGGTCTGGATCTACACCGTCTGGATGGGCAACTGGCTGCACCCGGACCGGGCGCCGGTGCGCGCCACGTTGCTGGTGGTGACGCTGGGCAGCCTGCTGCTGGCCGCCGCGTTGCCGACCGCGTTCGGCGACGACGGCCTGCTCTTCGCCGGGGCGTACGCGGCGGTGCAGGTGGGGCGCACGCTCTTCGTCCTGTGGGCGATCCGTGGGCAGCCCTGGCTCGGTGACAGTTTCCGCCAGTGCGTCGTCTGGATCTCGGGCACCGGGGCGCTGGCGGTGGTTGGTGGGCTTGTGGACAGCCCGGTCCGGGAGCTGATCTGGATCGGGGTGATCGTCGTCGACGCCGTCGGGCTGGCGACCGGGTTTCCGGTGCCCGGCATGGGGCGCAGCAAGCCGGAGCACTGGAGGGTGGAGGGTGGACACCTGGCCGAACGGTGTCAGGCGTTCATCCTCATCGCGCTGGGGGAGTCGATCCTGATCACCGGGGGGACGCTGACGCAGCGGCTGGACCGGGTGACGATCGGGGCGTTTCTGCTCGCCTTCGCGGGCTCGGTGGCCCTGTGGTGGGTGTACTTCGACCGGGCGCAGGCCGGCACGGCGGTGTTGGCCGGCGCGGGTGAGCGGGCCGGCGGGCTCTCGCGGCTGCTGTTCAACTATCTGCACCCGGTGATGGTGGCCGGCATCGTCGTCACCGCGGTCGGCGACGAGCGGCTGCTGCACGCGCCGGGTGAATCGGTCGATCGGGCGAGCGCGCTTGTCGTGCTTGGCGGTCCCGCGCTGTTCCTCGCCGGGCACGCCGCGTACCAGATGGTGCTCGGTTACGCCGGGGTGACCGCTCGGGTCGCGGCGGCGCTGCTGCTGCTCGCGCTGTCCCCGGCGGCGGTCGCGGTGCGGGTTCCGGTCGCGGTGGCCGCCGGCGGGGCGCTGCTGATCACGGTCGCGGTGATCGCGGCCGACTGGGTGTCGGGCCGGCGGGCGCCGTCGCGGGGGCCTCAGTCGCGGGGGCCGAGGTCGCCGCTGCGGTAG
- a CDS encoding Rv0361 family membrane protein has protein sequence MGAGQSWSRPARRHRPMRTGLAFAGFGMALCCVGVAGLGAWNLQTVRQAAGPIRETADGFLSEVTLGDSDQAYERLCADARTRWSTIGFTSWVRTPPMVTDYEITDVSVSTKGGRPRGTVTVKVTRDGGISEERRLPVVREDGDWRVCGDPF, from the coding sequence GTGGGTGCCGGCCAGTCGTGGAGCCGACCGGCCCGGCGGCACCGCCCGATGCGCACCGGGCTGGCCTTCGCCGGGTTCGGCATGGCGCTGTGCTGCGTCGGGGTGGCCGGCCTGGGGGCGTGGAACCTGCAGACGGTGCGGCAGGCCGCCGGCCCGATCCGGGAGACCGCCGACGGTTTCCTCAGCGAGGTGACCCTCGGCGACAGCGACCAGGCGTACGAGCGGCTCTGCGCGGACGCGCGTACCCGGTGGAGCACGATCGGCTTCACCAGTTGGGTGCGGACCCCACCGATGGTGACCGACTACGAGATCACCGACGTGTCGGTGTCCACCAAGGGCGGGCGTCCGCGCGGCACGGTGACGGTGAAGGTGACACGCGACGGCGGCATCAGCGAGGAACGCCGCCTGCCGGTGGTCCGCGAGGACGGCGACTGGCGGGTGTGCGGTGACCCGTTCTGA
- a CDS encoding low temperature requirement protein A has protein sequence MTRSEPPAVAATRPGLLRKRQGVEPTTSTELFFDLVFIFTITQLSHYLIEHPDWRGAGRTALLLALVWFVWVYTTWLTNWLHPDRGPVRAMLIAVALGSLLLSAAIPQAFADTGLLFAVVYVTVQVGRTVFSLWAVQGTPWLVDGFQKSLPWIAGTSGLLVVGGLVGGAAREVVWSAAVVLDVVGLLIGYPLPGRGRSRPERWMVEGGHLAERCGAFVLIALGESILVTGTTLTSHVDRVTSGAFLLAFAGSVALWWVYFARSAPAATEVIARAGERTGALSRLAFNYLHPVIVAGVIVTSAGDEQLLREPGAPATMTAALFTLVGPALFLAGHGAYMAVLWRTVPTSRIVAVVVLLALVPIGVWLGATVAACSVMALAVIVGVIVTDRFRVRRGAR, from the coding sequence GTGACCCGTTCTGAGCCGCCGGCCGTCGCCGCGACGCGTCCCGGGTTGCTGCGCAAGCGTCAGGGGGTCGAGCCGACGACCTCGACCGAGCTGTTCTTCGACCTGGTCTTCATCTTCACGATCACCCAGTTGTCGCACTACCTGATCGAGCACCCGGACTGGCGCGGCGCCGGACGCACCGCGCTGCTGCTGGCGCTGGTCTGGTTCGTCTGGGTCTACACCACGTGGCTCACCAACTGGCTGCACCCGGACCGGGGTCCGGTGCGCGCGATGCTGATCGCGGTGGCGCTGGGCAGTCTGCTGTTGTCGGCGGCGATCCCGCAGGCGTTCGCCGACACCGGCCTGCTCTTCGCGGTGGTCTACGTGACCGTCCAGGTGGGCCGCACCGTGTTCTCGTTGTGGGCGGTGCAGGGCACCCCGTGGCTGGTCGACGGCTTTCAGAAGTCGCTGCCGTGGATAGCCGGGACGTCGGGGCTCCTGGTGGTCGGCGGCCTGGTCGGCGGGGCCGCCCGGGAGGTGGTGTGGTCGGCGGCGGTCGTGCTCGACGTGGTCGGCCTGCTGATCGGCTACCCGCTGCCCGGGCGGGGGCGTAGTCGCCCCGAGCGGTGGATGGTGGAGGGCGGACACCTGGCCGAGCGGTGCGGGGCGTTCGTGCTGATCGCGTTGGGCGAGTCGATCCTGGTCACCGGCACGACCCTCACGTCGCACGTCGACCGGGTGACGTCCGGGGCGTTCCTGCTGGCGTTCGCCGGATCGGTGGCCCTGTGGTGGGTGTACTTCGCCCGTTCGGCCCCGGCCGCGACGGAGGTCATCGCCCGCGCCGGCGAACGCACCGGCGCGTTGAGCCGGCTGGCGTTCAACTACCTGCACCCGGTGATCGTCGCCGGCGTCATCGTGACCTCGGCGGGCGACGAGCAACTCCTGCGCGAGCCCGGCGCACCCGCCACCATGACCGCCGCGCTGTTCACCCTGGTCGGCCCGGCGCTGTTCCTCGCCGGGCACGGGGCCTACATGGCGGTGCTGTGGCGGACCGTGCCGACCAGCCGGATCGTCGCGGTGGTGGTGCTGCTGGCGCTCGTGCCGATCGGTGTGTGGCTCGGGGCGACAGTCGCGGCGTGCTCCGTCATGGCGCTTGCGGTGATCGTCGGGGTCATCGTCACCGACCGGTTCCGGGTGCGGCGGGGCGCGCGGTGA
- a CDS encoding MarR family winged helix-turn-helix transcriptional regulator, giving the protein MTDTPDAVDRHVERWLPVVPDLDVDVEGAVTRMIHLTRHLRAVKERVLADFDLPPHEYDTLHALAGRRGRAAPSDLASDMSVAPASITARVDTLLRRGFVRRIPSTVDRRRVDVELTDEGEAAWRGAMEVQGAEEHRLLGALTPAERRVLSDLLRRVLLVSEQPVDAP; this is encoded by the coding sequence GTGACCGACACTCCGGACGCCGTCGACAGGCACGTCGAACGCTGGCTGCCCGTGGTGCCCGACCTCGATGTGGACGTCGAGGGCGCGGTGACCCGGATGATCCACCTGACCCGGCACCTGCGGGCGGTCAAGGAGCGGGTCCTGGCCGACTTCGACCTGCCGCCACACGAGTACGACACCCTGCACGCCCTAGCCGGCAGGCGTGGCCGGGCGGCTCCCTCGGATCTAGCCTCGGACATGTCCGTGGCGCCCGCCTCCATCACCGCCCGCGTCGACACCCTGCTTCGGCGGGGCTTCGTGCGCCGCATTCCGTCCACGGTCGACCGTCGTCGGGTGGACGTGGAACTCACCGACGAGGGCGAGGCCGCGTGGCGCGGGGCGATGGAGGTCCAGGGCGCCGAGGAGCACCGGTTGCTCGGCGCCCTGACGCCGGCCGAGCGGCGGGTGCTGTCCGACCTGCTGCGTCGCGTGCTCCTCGTCAGCGAGCAACCCGTCGACGCGCCGTAG
- a CDS encoding VOC family protein, with product MTTTADLAMVNLDSSDPAAHAAFYHRALGWEITHSEAEYAMISGGGASIGFGLVEGYQPPSWPDPAGQKRYHLDLYVDDLAVATKEFVAVGASKPEFQPGGDRWVVLLDPIGQPFCICPRPQG from the coding sequence ATGACGACAACCGCCGACCTCGCGATGGTCAACCTGGACAGCTCCGACCCCGCCGCACACGCCGCCTTCTACCACCGGGCGCTGGGCTGGGAGATCACCCACAGCGAAGCCGAGTACGCGATGATCAGCGGCGGTGGCGCGTCCATCGGCTTCGGTCTGGTCGAGGGCTACCAGCCGCCGTCCTGGCCGGACCCGGCCGGGCAGAAGCGCTACCACCTCGACCTCTACGTCGACGACCTGGCCGTGGCCACGAAGGAGTTCGTCGCCGTCGGCGCGTCGAAGCCGGAGTTCCAACCTGGCGGCGACCGGTGGGTGGTGCTGCTAGACCCGATCGGGCAGCCGTTCTGCATCTGCCCCCGGCCGCAGGGCTGA